One genomic region from Pempheris klunzingeri isolate RE-2024b chromosome 4, fPemKlu1.hap1, whole genome shotgun sequence encodes:
- the LOC139200514 gene encoding trace amine-associated receptor 13c-like, giving the protein MMTDDFSQVQYCFPGSNFSCVSTQFSAGTKFALYFLFTLGILVTILGNSVVIVSVSHFKQLHNPTNVLILSLALVDLLVGVLVIPFSTARTIHGCWFYGDTFCQLHSSFDVFLTTLSIFHLVCIAIDRHQAICNPLHYSRKMTISVAWIMVCGSWALAAAYSFGLLYSKANVAGLEDYLTSINCLGSCYMLFSPFWGILDIVTSFFFPCTVIVCLYTKIFIVAKEHVRKMEDISKCAKNRKRGGLINKSEHKAAKTLGIVLGAFIICWMPFFTNAITESFIGFTSPAAIFEAFVWLGYFNSSLNPIIYALFYPCFKKCFYCIVTLKIFSSNSSTMNVIVK; this is encoded by the coding sequence ATGAtgactgatgacttttctcaAGTGCAGTACTGTTTTCCAGGCTCTAATTTCTCTTGTGTTAGTACACAGTTCAGTGCGGGGACCAAATTTGCCCTctattttttgtttactttagGCATACTGGTAACCATTTTAGGGAACTCTGTTGTCATTGTGTCAGTAAGTCATTTTAAGCAGTTGCATAATCCTACTAATGTCCTTATTTTATCTCTTGCTCTGGTTGATCTATTGGTGGGTGTTCTCGTGATTCCTTTCAGCACCGCCCGGACCATACACGGTTGCTGGTTTTATGGTGATACCTTTTGTCAACTGCACTCCAGTTTTGATGTGTTTCTCACCACTCTTTCTATCTTCCACCTAGTTTGCATTGCTATAGACAGGCATCAAGCAATATGCAATCCTCTGCATTATTCTAGGAAAATGACAATATCAGTGGCCTGGATTATGGTCTGTGGCAGCTGGGCACTGGCTGCTGCCTACTCTTTTGGACTACTTTATTCAAAGGCCAACGTAGCTGGGTTAGAGGACTACCTGACATCAATAAACTGTCTTGGCAGTTGTTACATGCTATTCAGCCCTTTTTGGGGAATCCTTGACATTGttacttcctttttctttccatgcACTGTAATTGTTTGTCTGTACACTAAAATATTCATTGTGGCAAAAGAGCATGTAAGAAAAATGGAAGATATTAGCAAGTGtgcaaaaaatagaaaaagaggtGGGTTGATTAACAAGTCTGAGCACAAGGCTGCAAAGACTCTGGGTATTGTGCTTGGTGCATTCATCATTTGTTGGATGCCCTTTTTTACAAATGCTATAACTGAGTCTTTCATTGGTTTCACTTCACCTGCTGCCATCTTTGAGGCATTTGTCTGGCTAGGTTATTTCAATTCATCCTTAAATCCAATTATTTATGCATTGTTTTATCCCTgcttcaaaaaatgtttttattgtattgtcaCTCTGAAAATATTTAGTTCAAATTCCTCAACCATGAATGTAATTGTTAAATGA